Proteins encoded within one genomic window of Burkholderiaceae bacterium:
- a CDS encoding bifunctional glutamate N-acetyltransferase/amino-acid acetyltransferase ArgJ: MPVNLTAPDPATLYPIAGVRLGVAEAGIRKAGRKDLTVMLLDAGCDVAGVFTQNRFCAAPVQVCREHLARSDGVRALLINTGNANAGTGEEGMANARASCALLARHLGVAPVQVLPFSTGVIMEPLPLSRIEAGLPAALADARGDHWLRAAEAIMTTDTVPKACSARLEIGGKAVSITGIAKGAGMIRPNMATMLGFIATDARIDPGLLPQLARELAEASFNRITVDGDTSTNDSFVLIASNRAGHTPITSLDSADGRALAAALTDVARNLAQAIVRDGEGATKFIAIEVEGGRSAEECRTVAYAIAHSPLVKTAFYASDPNLGRILAAVGNAGIADLDADRIDLYLDEVHVATRGGRHPAYHEEDGQRVMKQSEIRVRVALGRGSAQGTVWTCDLSHDYVSINADYRS; the protein is encoded by the coding sequence ATGCCCGTCAACCTCACCGCTCCCGATCCGGCCACGCTTTACCCGATCGCCGGGGTGCGGCTCGGCGTGGCCGAGGCCGGCATCCGCAAGGCCGGCCGCAAGGACTTGACCGTGATGCTGCTCGACGCCGGTTGCGACGTGGCCGGCGTGTTCACGCAGAACCGCTTTTGCGCGGCGCCGGTGCAGGTCTGCCGCGAGCACCTGGCGCGCAGCGATGGCGTGCGCGCGCTGCTGATCAACACCGGCAACGCGAACGCCGGCACCGGTGAGGAGGGGATGGCGAACGCGCGGGCCAGCTGCGCGCTGCTCGCGCGTCACCTGGGCGTCGCTCCGGTGCAGGTGCTACCGTTCTCGACCGGCGTGATCATGGAGCCGCTGCCGCTTTCGCGCATCGAGGCCGGCCTGCCGGCCGCGCTCGCCGATGCGCGAGGCGACCATTGGCTGCGCGCGGCCGAGGCGATCATGACGACCGACACCGTGCCCAAGGCCTGCAGCGCGCGGCTCGAGATCGGCGGCAAGGCGGTCAGCATCACCGGAATCGCGAAGGGCGCCGGCATGATCCGGCCCAACATGGCGACCATGCTCGGCTTCATCGCGACCGATGCGCGCATCGATCCGGGCCTGCTGCCGCAGCTCGCGCGCGAATTGGCCGAGGCCTCGTTCAACCGGATCACCGTCGACGGCGACACCTCGACCAACGACTCTTTTGTGCTGATCGCAAGCAACCGGGCCGGGCACACGCCTATCACCTCGCTCGACAGCGCGGACGGCCGCGCGCTTGCGGCCGCGCTCACCGATGTGGCACGAAATCTGGCGCAAGCCATTGTCCGGGATGGAGAGGGCGCTACTAAATTCATAGCGATTGAGGTCGAAGGCGGACGCAGCGCGGAGGAATGCCGCACCGTCGCCTACGCGATCGCGCATTCGCCGCTGGTGAAGACCGCGTTCTACGCGAGCGACCCGAACCTGGGCCGCATCCTGGCTGCCGTCGGCAACGCCGGCATCGCCGACCTGGACGCGGACCGGATCGACCTGTACCTGGACGAGGTGCATGTCGCGACGCGCGGCGGACGCCACCCCGCGTACCACGAGGAAGACGGCCAGCGCGTGATGAAGCAGAGCGAAATCCGAGTGCGCGTGGCGCTCGGCCGCGGCAGCGCGCAGGGCACCGTGTGGACCTGCGACCTGAGCCATGACTACGTCAGCATCAACGCCGACTACCGGTCGTGA